Within Dehalococcoidia bacterium, the genomic segment ACCATTGGCACTGAGTCCATCATTGCCGTAGCTAAAGGCGTAACCAAATTGGTGGCGCCTGGCCCAGAAGTAGCTACAGCCACACCAACTTTGCCCGACACGCGCGCATATGCATCGGCAGCGTGACCTGCGTTCTGCTCGTGCCGAACAAGAATATGCCGTAATTGTGGGTATTCTGGAAGAGTTTGGTAAAAAGGAAGTATTGCCCCGCCAGGCAAACCAAACATAAGGTCTACATTCTCATGAATGAGACTTTCACAAATCATTTGTGCACCAGTTAACTGCAAATCAGATACCCCTTAACCCTAAAACCGCGGAAATAAAAAAACCGCCCCTCACGAAGGGACGGATATTGAACCGCGGTACCACCCAACTTCCTCGCATTATTCTACGAGGCAGCTTATACGCGATATCGGTGCGCCCGCCAACTCTAGTACATTTTTCAAGTTGGCCACTCAGGGACGAGTTCAGAAGGCCACGTCATCAAGCTCACACCAAACCTTGACTCGCTTTGACGTACTACTTCCTACTACTTCCCTTCACAGTGGATTTAATATGAAAGCCCCGATAGGATAACATCAAAGAAGCAGTTTGTCAAACTAATAATTACCCCTTCCAGTAGGTATTGGCCTTGTTAAAAGGGTGTTTTAAAATTAGTTTGGATACTCAAAATCTCGCAATCAAGAGTGAAAATGCTAACTCGACTACAAAACAGTTTAGACAAAATCTTACTTGAAAAACGAACTGGCTTGATACCTTACGTAACAATAGGCTTTCCACGGCTAGAAGACACCCTTCAAATCGTTAAGTCTATCGAAGAAGCTGGAGCAGATGCCGTAGAGCTTGGAGTCCCTTACTGTGATCCTGTAGCAGATGGCCCTACTATCCAAGCCTCAAGCTATAAAGCATTAAGCCAAGGTATAACCACGACAGCATGCATAAATTTAGTGGGTGAGCTACGCCAAAGTGGTATTGAGATCCCCATTATATTTATGGGATATTTTAATCCGATACTAAGCTATGGAATTGAATCTTACGCGGAAGATTGCGCAAATGCTGGAGTGGATGCAGTTATAGTGCCCGACTTGCCCCCGGATGAATCAGATGAATTACGTGAAGCGCTACACGCCAATGGATTAGGACTAATATCACTACTTGCGCCTACGAGCCCCAATGAACGCATTGCACTGGGCGTACGGATGTCTGATGGGTTCGTTTATTGCGTTAGCATTGCGGGCGTTACAGGGGCGAGATCCGAGCTTCCTAAAGACCTCAATTCATTTATTGCGCGCGTTAGAAGCTATACAACGCTACCAATTGCAGTCGGGTTCGGTATCGCAGAAAAAAAACATGTTCAAGCAGTCGGTGCTATCGCAGATATCGCCATTGTCGGAAGCGCTCTTATCAACGTGTTAGACTCCGCTAATGAAGGCGAAATACCAGAAGCTGCAAAAACATTCGTCTCATCTCTGATTTCATAATATCCTCTATATAACTCAAAGTAAGGGAAATTCTCATGCAAACGTTAGGACTACGTGGAGCGACAACTGCAGACAGCAATACTGCATCTGCAATTCTTGATGCCACAGAAGAGCTCTTAAGAGAGCTTGTAGCAGTTAACGACCTTGTGGAGGCAGACATTGGTGCGTTATTCTTTAGCGTGACTAATGACCTCAATGCTGAGTTCCCAGCGAAAGCTGCAAGGTTAAGACTTGGTTGGGAAACAACAGCCTTGATGGACTGCACCGAAATTCCGGTACCTGGCGCTCCGGAATCGGTCATTCGGGTCCTAATGCTAATCAATACAACTAAACAAAAAGAAGATTTGCATTACGTCTACCTGAAAGGCGCAACTAAATTGCGTACTCCATCTAATTAGTCGGATTATCGTTAGTAGTCTGGCTTCAAACGAGGTCACCGGAGGAAATTGTAGTGGCTCGCTCTATAAGTGATTTACATATTAAACAAATTGAGGCTTTAATTTCACCTGAACAGCTTCAATCTGAATTCCCAGTTTCTGAGGAAATTGCAACGACAATTGCTTCAGGCCGCGATCAAATCGAGAGTATTCTTTCAGGTAAAGATCCTAGGCTTCTGGTAATTGTCGGTCCTTGTTCAATCCACGATGAAAAAGCAGCACTTGAGTACGCCTCAAGACTTAAGGGTCTAGCTGAAAATCTAAATGATCAGATCCTAGTGGTTATGCGGGTCTATTTTGAAAAGCCTAGAACCTCATTGGGATGGAAAGGCCTTATCAATGACCCCAATCTTGACGGCTCTTTTGACGTAGCAGGCGGGCTAAGTAGAGCGAGGAAGCTGCTTTTAGAGCTAGCTTCAATGGGCGTCCTAGCGGCAACTGAATTCCTCGACCCTATTACACCGCAATATTTCGCAGACCTAGTATCGTGGGCAGCTATTGGTGCACGTACTACCGAAAGTCAAACACACCGCGAAATGGCAAGCGGGTTGAGCATGCCAGTTGGTTTCAAAAATGGTACGGATGGTAATTCACAAATAGCAATTGACGCGATGAAAACTGCACGAGCTCCTCATTCATTTCTTGGAATTGATCGTCAAGGTCAAACCTGCGTCGTACACACAGGTGGGAACCCTTACGGTCACTTGATTCTCCGAGGCGGCACCGGAGGTCCGAATTACTCTGAAACTAGCGTTAAAGATGTCCAAGCGAAGCTTGAAAATGCCACGCTACCCCATCGAATTATGGTTGATTGCTCTCATGCCAATTCTGAAAAGGATCACAATCGACAACCGATTGCATTCCATAATGTTGTAGCGCAACGACTATCTGGAAACCCTGACCTTGTTGGATTGATGGTAGAGAGTCATTTACATGGTGGAAGGCAAGATTTAGGAAATGATCCTTCGGCTCTTAAATATGGAATCTCTATTACCGACGCCTGTATGAGCTGGGAAGAGACAGAAGAAATGCTAACTCAAGCCCATAAAACACTCGCAGCCGTACCGGTTGCTCAATCCTGAGGGCTTGAATGAATGAGCTTTTGCGAGAGCTCGAACTCTATGCGAAAAAAGAACCCACTGCGGTAGCTTTTGGTGTCTTCGATGGAGTTCACCTAGGTCACAAGCATGTGTTCAACACTCTACAAAAAGCCGCTGCAAAAAGAGACCTAGTACCGATTGTAGTCACACTCGCGAATCACCCTCTATCCGTGTTGCGCCCAGAAGTAGAAATACATATGCTTACTTCCTTAGATCAAAGACTTCATTTAATCAAAGATGCTGGTATTGAATACGTCGTGCCTTTAACTTTTACCAAAGCAATCTCTCAGCTCAGCGCAAAAGATTTTATGCAGACCTTAAAGAACGCATTACACATGGAGCACTTCGTGGCAGGGCAAGACGTTTCTATCGGCCATAACCGTGCAGGAGATTTAAAAGTACTTACCGAATTAGGGAGTCAAATCGGCTACAGCATTGAAACCGTAGAGCAATTCAATCTTCACGAACTTCCTGTCCGAAGTACTTCCATACGCAAGGCCTTGAATCAAGGAGACCTAACTACCGTCACTCAGTTACTTGGAAGGCATTTCTCGCTAATCGGACCTGTAATTCAAGGAGAAGGGATAGGGAAGGAATTACTTGGCTACCCAACTGCAAATATAAATGTTTCTCCCTCCCAGGCAATACCAGCCGAAGGAATATATGCTACGTGGATTAAATTCAATGATCAGCTTCTACCATCGGCTACGAGTATCGGGAAAAAGCCAACATTTCATACAGACGCGCCATTAACAGTCGAGACGTTTATACTCGATTTCAAAAGAAATCTCTACGGTGAGCATCTTGAATTAGAATTTGTTGAACGAATTCGAGGTCAAGAGAAATTTAGCACTATAGAATTATTAAGTGCAGAAATTGAAAAAGACATTGTAGAGACAAAACGTATCCTCGGAGTATTGTAGAAATAATATGAGTACAATTGACTCAAATACCCTGCGCAAAATTACTCGTAGGGGCGTAGCTGAAATCATTCCCGAAAATGATTTCATTAAACGGCTAAATGAGGGCACGCCATTACGCCTGAAAATGGGCTTTGACCCTAGCAAACCTGATTTACATTTAGGGCACGTGGTAGGACTGAAAAAATTACGCCAACTCCAAGATTTAGGTCATGAGCTCACGCTAATAGTTGGAGATTGGACTGCGCAAATTGGGGATCCTTCGGGTCAATCAGACACTCGATCAATGCTCACTGCATCTGAAGTTCAGCAAAACGCCGAAACATACATGCAGCAATTTTTCAAAATTGTGGATCCTGAAAAAACTAAAGCCGTATACCAAAGCGAATGGTTTGGAAATTTTTCTCTTACAGATGTAATTAGGCTTACTTCGTTCTTTACAGTTAATCAATTTCTGCATCGCGATGACTTCTCTAAACGTTATGCAACCCAAAAGCCTATTGCAGTAACCGAGTTGTTGTACCCTCTCCTTCAGGCCTATGACTCCGTAGCAATAAAAGCAGACGTAGAATTCGGTGGCACTGATCAGCTCTTCAATCTTATGGTAGGAAGAGAACTGCAAGAAAAAATGGGACAGGATCCACAAATCGTGTTCTTAATGCCGATTCTACCTGGCACAGATGGGGTTCGAAGAATGGGTAAATCTCTCAATAATTATATAGCGATTGAAGATTCTCCGAAGGATATGTTCGGTAAAATAATGTCACTACCCGACGAAGTAATTCCTTTGTATTTTGAACTGTTGACAGATCTACCGGAACCTGAACTCGAACACCTAACTACTTCAATAGAACTGCACACTGAAAACCCTATGGACTTCAAAAAGAAACTCGGGGTTGAAATGGTCTCTTGGTTCCATTCCCCTGAAGCCGCCATTACTGCCAATGCAGAATTCGAAAGAGTGATACAAAGAGGACAAGAACCTGAAGAAATTCCTGAGGTTTCTATTGCCGAGATTGCAAATTCAATCAGAGATCAAAATGCTGATGGCGTCTTGGTTGATGTACTGGATCTCTTAGTTATTACCTCCCTTGCTAAAAGCAAAAGTGAAGCCCGGCGCTTAATGTCACAGAATGCGATTGAGATTGACGGTGAAAGAGCATCGGAGGAAACATCTTTCGTCCGCTTTGGATCCATCATTCGCGCTGGGAGACGACGCTTCGTTCGTGTAGTCAATACTTGACGCATCTTTCATAATGTAACTAAGTCAATGCCAAAAGGCGGAAGTCATGCTCACCAAAGAGGAAAATGAATTACTTACGCAAGTTGGACCCGGAACTCCTGCAGGTACCCTTTTGCGCAGATATTGGTACCCTGTTTCGCTTGCACAAGATATTACCGACGATTCACCTACGAAATTTGTTCGAGTATTAGGTGAAGACCTAGTAATATTCAAAGATAAGTCTGGGCGCCTTGGATTACTCGCTGACAAATGCTCGCACAGAAATGCATCTTTGGTTTATGGTCGAGTAGAGGAAAGAGGGATTTCCTGTGCCTACCATGGCTGGCTCTATGACTGTGAAGGAAATATCCTCGAAACGCCTCCTGAAATTAACGAAGCCATTACAAAATCCGTAAAACAAAGGGCCTATAAAATTAAAGAACATATAGGTCTACTGTTCGCCTATCTTGGGCCCGACCCTGCACCACCTCTACCACCGTATGACACCATGTTCAGAAAAGATGGAACTAGAATGGTAAGGGTTCATCCTCCACTTAACTGTAACTGGTTCCAGGCCATGGAAAATTCTATGGATCCGGCTCACCTACAAGTTCTCCATCAGGAATTCATAGGAAGAGGACGTGAACCAGTTAACACAACCCGTGGATATACGGACGATGTAGAAGATTTCATTTTCTCCATGACTGACTATGGCGGGCTTATGAAAAAACGAACCTACAAAAATGGAATGGTTGACCAGCACCCTGTCCTCTTTCCAAACATTCTTAGGCAGGGT encodes:
- the aroH gene encoding chorismate mutase — encoded protein: MQTLGLRGATTADSNTASAILDATEELLRELVAVNDLVEADIGALFFSVTNDLNAEFPAKAARLRLGWETTALMDCTEIPVPGAPESVIRVLMLINTTKQKEDLHYVYLKGATKLRTPSN
- a CDS encoding 3-deoxy-7-phosphoheptulonate synthase, which gives rise to MARSISDLHIKQIEALISPEQLQSEFPVSEEIATTIASGRDQIESILSGKDPRLLVIVGPCSIHDEKAALEYASRLKGLAENLNDQILVVMRVYFEKPRTSLGWKGLINDPNLDGSFDVAGGLSRARKLLLELASMGVLAATEFLDPITPQYFADLVSWAAIGARTTESQTHREMASGLSMPVGFKNGTDGNSQIAIDAMKTARAPHSFLGIDRQGQTCVVHTGGNPYGHLILRGGTGGPNYSETSVKDVQAKLENATLPHRIMVDCSHANSEKDHNRQPIAFHNVVAQRLSGNPDLVGLMVESHLHGGRQDLGNDPSALKYGISITDACMSWEETEEMLTQAHKTLAAVPVAQS
- a CDS encoding bifunctional riboflavin kinase/FAD synthetase, giving the protein MNELLRELELYAKKEPTAVAFGVFDGVHLGHKHVFNTLQKAAAKRDLVPIVVTLANHPLSVLRPEVEIHMLTSLDQRLHLIKDAGIEYVVPLTFTKAISQLSAKDFMQTLKNALHMEHFVAGQDVSIGHNRAGDLKVLTELGSQIGYSIETVEQFNLHELPVRSTSIRKALNQGDLTTVTQLLGRHFSLIGPVIQGEGIGKELLGYPTANINVSPSQAIPAEGIYATWIKFNDQLLPSATSIGKKPTFHTDAPLTVETFILDFKRNLYGEHLELEFVERIRGQEKFSTIELLSAEIEKDIVETKRILGVL
- a CDS encoding aromatic ring-hydroxylating dioxygenase subunit alpha — encoded protein: MLTKEENELLTQVGPGTPAGTLLRRYWYPVSLAQDITDDSPTKFVRVLGEDLVIFKDKSGRLGLLADKCSHRNASLVYGRVEERGISCAYHGWLYDCEGNILETPPEINEAITKSVKQRAYKIKEHIGLLFAYLGPDPAPPLPPYDTMFRKDGTRMVRVHPPLNCNWFQAMENSMDPAHLQVLHQEFIGRGREPVNTTRGYTDDVEDFIFSMTDYGGLMKKRTYKNGMVDQHPVLFPNILRQGSSTQFRTPIDDTHTLHIRMHFYPNADGSEDPNAFDPEILIDPPNKTDPEKDHPFTKFILHDVNSQDQMAWETQGPITDRTAEHLSYSDRGVVMLRRIMKEQIQLVHEGKDPIGVFRDASHPIIDTNVDEGVAQITSNRSPEASIVDNK
- the tyrS gene encoding tyrosine--tRNA ligase, yielding MSTIDSNTLRKITRRGVAEIIPENDFIKRLNEGTPLRLKMGFDPSKPDLHLGHVVGLKKLRQLQDLGHELTLIVGDWTAQIGDPSGQSDTRSMLTASEVQQNAETYMQQFFKIVDPEKTKAVYQSEWFGNFSLTDVIRLTSFFTVNQFLHRDDFSKRYATQKPIAVTELLYPLLQAYDSVAIKADVEFGGTDQLFNLMVGRELQEKMGQDPQIVFLMPILPGTDGVRRMGKSLNNYIAIEDSPKDMFGKIMSLPDEVIPLYFELLTDLPEPELEHLTTSIELHTENPMDFKKKLGVEMVSWFHSPEAAITANAEFERVIQRGQEPEEIPEVSIAEIANSIRDQNADGVLVDVLDLLVITSLAKSKSEARRLMSQNAIEIDGERASEETSFVRFGSIIRAGRRRFVRVVNT
- the trpA gene encoding tryptophan synthase subunit alpha codes for the protein MLTRLQNSLDKILLEKRTGLIPYVTIGFPRLEDTLQIVKSIEEAGADAVELGVPYCDPVADGPTIQASSYKALSQGITTTACINLVGELRQSGIEIPIIFMGYFNPILSYGIESYAEDCANAGVDAVIVPDLPPDESDELREALHANGLGLISLLAPTSPNERIALGVRMSDGFVYCVSIAGVTGARSELPKDLNSFIARVRSYTTLPIAVGFGIAEKKHVQAVGAIADIAIVGSALINVLDSANEGEIPEAAKTFVSSLIS